In Plasmodium falciparum 3D7 genome assembly, chromosome: 6, the following proteins share a genomic window:
- a CDS encoding transketolase, with amino-acid sequence MNIMDNEIDTKCINEIRMLSAELPLEAKSGHQGAPIGCAPIAHILWSYVMNYYNEDTKWINRDRFILSNGHASALLYTMLYLTEQGLSMEDLKSFRQFGSLTPGHPENHITKGVEVTTGPLGQGASNAVGMAIAAHNLADKYNTEEHKIFDNYVYAICGDGCMQEGVFCEAASLAGHLGLGRLILLYDDNKITIDGNTDLSFTENIEKKFEALNWEVRRVEDGNKDYKKILHEIEQGKKNLQQPTLIIVRTACGFGTKVEGTCKSHGLALNDEDLKNAKSFFGLDPQKKFHISDEVKEFYKNVIQKKKENYIKWKNMFDDFSLKYPQVSQEIIRRFQNDLPNNWKDALPKYTPKDAPGATRNLSGIVLNSINKIFPELIGGSADLSESNCTSLKEENDIKKNSYGNKYIRFGVREHGMVAITNGLYAYGGFKPYCGTFLNFYTYAFGALRLAALSNHHILCIATHDSVELGEDGPTHQPIEVLSLLRSTPNLNIIRPADGNEVSGAYLSHFSNPHTPTVIALCRNKVPHLNNTQPEQVLKGAYILEDFDTSNNPKVILTGSGSELHLCFEAKEILKNQHQLNVRIVSFPSWTLFKKQPEDYQYSVMMHNHPNLPRFYIEPASTHGFDTYFNVYIGINQFGYSAPKNKIWEHLGFTPENIVQKVLAFMKNKLK; translated from the coding sequence ATGAACATTATGGATAACGAAATAGACACAAAGTGCATAAACGAAATTCGTATGTTATCAGCAGAATTACCATTAGAAGCAAAGAGTGGACATCAAGGAGCTCCAATAGGTTGTGCCCCTATAGCTCATATATTATGGTCTTATGtaatgaattattataatgaagatACGAAATGGATAAATAGAGATAGATTTATTTTGTCGAATGGTCATGCTAGTGCATTATTGTATACtatgttatatttaacaGAACAAGGATTAAGTATGGAAGATTTAAAATCGTTTCGACAATTTGGAAGTTTAACACCAGGTCATCCAGAAAATCATATAACAAAAGGTGTTGAAGTTACTACAGGACCATTAGGTCAAGGTGCTTCCAATGCTGTAGGTATGGCTATAGCTGCTCATAATTTAgcagataaatataatacagaagaacataaaatatttgataattatgtatatgcTATATGTGGTGATGGATGTATGCAAGAGGGTGTATTTTGTGAAGCTGCTTCACTTGCTGGTCATTTAGGTTTAGGTCgattaattcttttatatgatgataataaaataactaTTGATGGTAATACTGATTTATCATTTACAGAAAATATAGAGAAAAAATTTGAGGCTTTAAATTGGGAAGTTCGTAGAGTTGAAGATGGTAATAAAgattataagaaaatattacatgAAATTGAACaaggtaaaaaaaatttacaacaACCAACCCTTATTATTGTTCGAACTGCATGTGGTTTTGGTACAAAAGTAGAAGGCACTTGTAAATCACATGGATTAGCTTTAAATGATgaagatttaaaaaatgcaAAATCTTTTTTTGGTTTAGATCctcaaaaaaaatttcatatatCTGATGAAGTAaaagaattttataaaaatgttatacaaaaaaaaaaagaaaattatatcaaATGGAAGAACATGTTTGATGATTTCTCTTTAAAATATCCACAAGTATCACAAGAAATTATAAGACGATTTCAAAATGATTTACCAAATAATTGGAAAGATGCATTACCAAAATATACACCAAAAGATGCACCAGGTGCTACTAGAAACCTATCTGGAATTGTTCTAaattcaataaataaaatatttccaGAGTTAATAGGAGGTAGTGCAGATTTATCCGAATCAAATTGTACAtcattaaaagaagaaaatgatataaaaaaaaattcttatggaaataaatatattagattTGGTGTTAGAGAACATGGAATGGTAGCTATTACAAATGGATTATATGCATATGGTGGATTCAAACCATATTGTGgtacatttttaaatttctATACTTATGCTTTTGGTGCTTTAAGATTAGCCGCTTTATCAAATCATCATATTCTTTGTATAGCTACACATGATTCTGTTGAATTAGGAGAAGATGGACCAACACATCAACCAATTGAAGTTTTATCCTTACTTAGATCCACTCCAAATCTAAATATAATTAGACCAGCTGATGGTAATGAAGTATCAGGAGCTTATTTATCTCACTTTTCTAATCCACATACACCAACTGTTATTGCCCTATGTAGAAATAAAGTTCCACATCTTAATAACACACAACCTGAACAAGTCTTAAAAGGAGCATATATTTTAGAAGATTTTGATACTTCTAATAATCCAAAAGTTATTTTAACAGGTAGTGGATCAGAATTACACTTATGTTTTGAAGCTAaagaaattttaaaaaatcaacATCAATTAAATGTAAGAATTGTAAGTTTCCCATCTTGGACCTTATTTAAAAAGCAACCAGAAGATTATCAATATTCTGTTATGATGCATAATCATCCAAATTTACCTAGATTCTATATTGAACCTGCATCAACACATGGATTCGATACATATTTCAATGTATATATAGGTATTAACCAATTTGGCTATTCAGCacctaaaaataaaatttggGAGCACCTAGGGTTCACCCCTGAAAATATTGTTCAGAAGGTATTAGcctttatgaaaaataaactgaaatga
- a CDS encoding calcium-dependent protein kinase 2, which yields MGNHLSVNKLKRKKKKKSFLNIYGKNTNENTSKQSNDYKYDINTSCISREGTTTLERKNLILCHSGKLEDKYIIDEKLGQGTYGCVYKGIDKVTNQLYAIKEEKKDRLKNINRFFQEIEIMKKLDHPNIVKLYETYENDNYIYLIMELCSGRELFDSIIENGSFTEKNAATIMKQIFSAIFYLHSLNIVHRDLKPENFLFQSENKDSLLKIIDFGLSKNLGTGEFTTTKAGTPYYVAPQVLDGKYDKKCDIWSSGVIMYTLLCGYPPFYGDTDNEVLKKVKKGEFCFYENDWGSISSDAKNLITKLLTYNPNERCTIEEALNHPWITQMTKSHEHVELSSTLLKNLKNFKKENELKKIALTIIAKHLCDVEINNLRNIFIALDVDNSGTLSSQEILDGLKKIGYQKIPPDIHQVLRDIDSNASGQIHYTDFLAATIDKQTYLKKEVCLIPFKFFDIDGNGKISVEELKRIFGRDDIENPLIDKAIDSLLQEVDLNGDGEIDFHEFMLMMSKKK from the exons ATGGGAAATCACTTATCagtaaataaattaaaaaggaaaaaaaaaaaaaaaagctttttaaatatatatggaaaaaataCTAATGAAAATACAAGTAAACAAAGTaatgattataaatatgatataaatacaaGTTGTATATCAAGAGAAGGTACAACAACATTAGAAaggaaaaatttaatattatgtcATTCGGGAAAATTagaagataaatatattattgatgAAAAATTAGGACAAGGTACCTATGGTTGTGTATACAAAGGTATAGATAAAGTTACAAATCAATTATATgctataaaagaagaaaaaaaagatcgattgaaaaatataaatcgtTTTTTTCAAGAAATtgaaattatgaaaaaattagaTCATCCAAATAttgtaaaattatatgaaacatatgaaaatgataattatatatatttaattatggAATTATGTTCAGGTAGGGAATTATTTGATAGTATTATTGAGAATGGATCATTTACTGAAAAAAATGCTGCTACTATAATGAAGCAAATATTTTCAgccatattttatttacattctTTAAATATTGTACATCGTGATTTAAAACctgaaaattttttatttcagagtgaaaataaagatagtttattaaaaattatagatTTTGGTTTAAGTAAAAATTTAGGAACAGGAGAATTTACAACGACTAAAGCAGGAACTCCATATTATGTTGCACCTCAAGTATTAGATGggaaatatgataaaaaatgtgATATCTGGTCTAGTGGTGTTATTATGTATACACTTTTATGTGGATATCCACCATTCTATGGTGATACAGATAATgaagttttaaaaaaagttaaaaaaggagaattttgtttttatgaaaatgatTGGGGAAGTATATCTTCTGATGCcaaaaatttaataacaaaattattGACATATAATCCAAATGAAAGATGTACTATCGAAGAAGCTTTAAATCATCCATGGATAACACAAATGACTAAAAGCCATGAACATGTAGAATTATCTTCcactttattaaaaaatcttaaaaattttaaaaaagaaaatgaattaaaaaaaattgcaTTAACTATTATAGCCAAACATTTATGTGATGTTGAAATTAATAacttaagaaatatatttattgctCTTGACGTTGATAATAGTGGAACTTTATCATCTCAAGAAATTCTTGATGGCTTGAAAAAAATAGGATACCAAAAAATACCTCCAGATATTCACCAAGTACTTAGAGATATTGACTCAAACGCCTCAGGTCAAATACATTATAcag ATTTCCTGGCTGCTACAATAGATAAACAAACGTACCTCAAAAAGGAAGTCTGCTTAATACCCTTTAAATTTTTTGATATTGATGGCAATGGAAAAATAAGTGTCgaagaattaaaaaggaTATTTGGAAGAGACGATATTGAAAACCCATTAATAGACAAGGCAATTGATTCATTGTTACAAGAAGTTGATTTAAATGGAGATGGAGag aTCGATTTCCATGAATTCATGCTTATGAtgagcaaaaaaaaataa
- a CDS encoding transcription elongation factor SPT5, putative has protein sequence MAEKEKEQNFTKNIFSDDESDVDKEMIKNNKRKNDNNNDDISEHDAKNIEMSRKRKKINNTNTNINKEGQEDNEHNHFDDNNDEEEHEEEAEEDIEGREEEDDDDDDGDDGEEEDYEDEEDENLLYENSTYNNNKDMIESGSKKRRIGKNKYLSTFLDTEAQVGDDDEEEEYESSYIDEFEEAKRLEKKKLYEQKLKSGTNHLAQAINKLSKRYENEKEVKEDDILTDGETLTDGEILGDDYSDERRERLQTIDSPKMWLIKLFKNNVERNLAIGIYHKFMKLKDNDFNIKGIYVSDNLKGYIYIEADSLYMLKKFLLGFKFINLNEISIVPIQELTSIFTMCHSKINIPKVNEYVRIKRGLYINDIGQIYEIHEKGIYAIVRLIPRITYEHFMNAKKSKYYNQKSSLNKLTSIIDKNNKSNSYYFNDKLDMNRSSNFSKYPNDDMSNGYMSNGYASNGYASNGYASNEYLSNAYASNEDMGNGYINDDYLTNVHDEENLKKKTKQKKKKDSLDEALQLRKKKKERPLQKLFDRDEIERIGGVIETGPYPRTIKYQNNIFEENGYILKKMNIKYLITENANITLTEIREFNKNNGMAGEKATLGITKSFINKNSLHLFKKDERVKILKGELCNLIGTITAVNDNVLTINPDNLAKQFKFLPSDVTKYFIEGDNVTVINGLHKGKSGLISLIDYKENVALIFSPSLNTELRCSIQDLSLSINNSEGLGGVHTLNGFSVGDLIELNDRQIGVLTYIDKNKHIRVLTNNNTTLHTTIGCITSKRSAVGQVGRDENNNIVQSRDNIQIVRGAHRNKVAVIMYIWKNKIFGKINKKIEDNGFVVLECQNCSLVGNPAEKKKIITNNNLFRSNTNYLRKNNNFNSFIGKTVKILTGVYKGLLADVIDAERDEFTLLLKIKPKTVRQKRIECAISDSYKDQNACEENDEMDIENKNKLKPLQMFQLSDQKKNKFHDSFYNPREKKSFDKLPPKHFSIDSTNNQRNYYNYGDKWSYANNNNNNNNNNNNNMNGNVYTSPHKYSHNDNRHNHYDNRYNHHDNRYNHHDNRYNHHDNRYNHHDNRYNHHDNRYNNKDNPDFKKKDYKSNNNHYEDDYLKKKHSINNFRDSSNNIKHEEHKNYVTHIGEENKKHHNKYETKKEYNNIIPNKINNNDQKEESPIWLHIDIMVKVITPGPFYNEIGKIIDVITKNAYTILKIQTDKTTFNIVADAVVPLKPQKKNDHILIFDKGEKIEGTVQDIKINEVHANTASGLLTCHLKNTFLYKNYIP, from the coding sequence atggctgaaaaggaaaaagaacaaaatttCACTAAGAATATTTTTAGTGACGACGAAAGTGATGTTGACAAAGAAATGattaaaaacaataaaaggaaaaacgataataataatgatgatataagtgAACATGAtgcaaaaaatatagaaatgtcaaggaaaagaaaaaaaataaataatacaaacacaaatataaataaggaaGGGCAAGAAGATAATGAACATAACCattttgatgataataatgatgaggaGGAACATGAAGAAGAAGCTGAAGAAGATATTGAAGGACGtgaagaagaagatgatgatgatgatgatggaGATGACGGCGAAGAAGAAGATTatgaagatgaagaagatgaaaatttattatacgAAAATAgtacttataataataataaagatatgaTTGAAAGTGgatcaaaaaaaagaagaataggaaaaaataaatatttatcaacCTTTTTAGATACAGAAGCACAAGTTggagatgatgatgaagaagaagaatatgAAAGTTCGTACATTGATGAATTTGAAGAAGCAAAAAGattagaaaagaaaaaattatatgaacaaaaattaaaaagtggAACAAATCATTTAGCACAAgcaattaataaattatccaAAAgatatgaaaatgaaaaagaagttAAAGAAGATGATATATTAACAGACGGAGAAACATTAACAGATGGTGAAATATTAGGAGATGATTATTCTGATGAAAGAAGAGAACGATTACAAACTATTGATAGTCCGAAAATGTggttaataaaattatttaaaaataatgtagaAAGAAATTTAGCTATAGGAATTTATCATAAGTTtatgaaattaaaagataatgattttaatattaaaggtatatatgtttctgataatttaaaaggttatatatatatagaagcAGAtagtttatatatgttaaaaaaatttttattaggATTCAAATTTATTAATCTTAATGAAATATCGATAGTCCCAATACAAGAATTGACTTCTATATTTACTATGTGCCAttcaaaaattaatataccCAAAGTTAATGAATATGTTAGGATAAAAAGaggattatatataaatgatattggacaaatatatgaaattcaTGAAAAAGGTATATATGCGATTGTTCGTTTAATACCTAGAATTACCTATGAACATTTTATGAATgcaaaaaaaagtaaatattataatcagAAATCatctttaaataaattaacatctataattgataaaaataataaaagcaattcttattattttaatgataaattaGATATGAATAGAAGTTccaatttttcaaaatatccAAATGATGATATGTCAAATGGATATATGTCAAATGGATATGCATCAAATGGTTATGCATCAAATGGATATGCAtcaaatgaatatttatcAAATGCTTATGCATCAAATGAAGATATGGGAAATggttatataaatgatgattatttaacaaatgtacatgatgaagaaaacttaaaaaaaaaaacaaaacaaaaaaaaaaaaaagattctTTAGATGAAGCATTACAattaagaaagaaaaaaaaagaaagaccACTTCAAAAATTATTTGATAGAGATGAAATTGAACGTATTGGTGGTGTTATTGAAACAGGTCCTTATCCAAGAACTATCaaatatcaaaataatatttttgaagaaaatggttatatattaaaaaaaatgaatatcaAATATCTCATTACAGAAAATGCAAATATCACTTTAACAGAAATAAgagaatttaataaaaataatggtaTGGCAGGTGAAAAAGCTACCTTAGGTATTACCAaatcttttataaataaaaattctctacatttatttaaaaaagatgaaaGAGTCAAAATTTTAAAAGGAGAATTATGTAATTTAATAGGTACCATAACTGCAGTTAATGATAATGTTTTAACTATAAATCCAGATAATTTAGCAAAACAATTTAAATTCTTACCTAGTGATGTAAccaaatattttattgaaGGAGATAATGTTACAGTTATTAATGGGTTACATAAAGGAAAAAGTGGTTTAATTTCCCTTATagattataaagaaaatgttgCACTCATATTTTCTCCATCTTTAAATACAGAATTAAGATGTTCTATACAAGATTTATCTTTATCTATTAATAATAGTGAAGGGTTAGGAGGTGTACATACCCTAAATGGATTTTCAGTAGGTGATTTAATTGAATTAAATGATAGACAAATAGGTGTCTTAACATATATTGATAAGAATAAACATATACGTGtattaacaaataataatacaacttTACATACAACCATAGGTTGTATAACATCAAAACGTTCAGCCGTAGGACAAGTAGGTcgagatgaaaataataatattgttcaATCAAGAGATAATATACAAATTGTACGTGGGGCACATAGGAATAAAGTAGCagtaattatgtatatatggaaaaataaaatttttggtaaaataaataaaaaaattgaagatAATGGTTTTGTTGTTTTAGAATGTCAAAATTGTTCTTTAGTAGGAAATCCagctgaaaaaaaaaaaattataacaaataataatttatttagaagtaatacaaattatttacgaaaaaataataatttcaatTCATTTATTGGGAAAAcagtaaaaatattaacagGTGTATATAAAGGCTTATTAGCAGATGTTATAGATGCTGAAAGAGATgaatttacattattattaaaaatcaAACCTAAAACAGTAAGACAAAAAAGAATAGAATGTGCTATATCAGATTCATATAAAGATCAAAATGCATgtgaagaaaatgatgaaatggatatagaaaataaaaataaattaaaaccaTTACAAATGTTTCAATTGTcagatcaaaaaaaaaataaattccatgattctttttataatccaagagaaaaaaaaagttttgaTAAATTACCTCCCAAACATTTTTCAATAGATAGTACAAATAATCAacgaaattattataattacggAGATAAATGGAGTTAtgcaaataataacaataataataataataataataataataatatgaatggaAATGTATATACATCTCCTCATAAATATAGTCATAATGATAATAGGCATAATCATTATGATAATAGGTATAATCATCATGATAATAGATATAATCATCATGATAATAGATATAATCACCATGATAATAGATATAATCATCATGATAATAGATATAATCATCATGataatagatataataataaagataatccagattttaaaaaaaaggattataaaagtaataataatcattatgAAGATGattatcttaaaaaaaaacatagcATCAATAATTTTAGGGATtcatcaaataatataaaacatgaagagcataaaaattatgtaacCCATATTggtgaagaaaataaaaagcatcataataaatacgaaacgaaaaaagaatataataatataataccaaataaaataaataacaatgaTCAAAAAGAAGAAAGTCCTATATGGTTACATATAGATATTATGGTAAAGGTTATAACACCAGGACCattttataatgaaataGGTAAAATTATTGAtgttataacaaaaaatgcATAtactattttaaaaatacaaactGATAAAACAACATTTAATATAGTAGCAGATGCAGTTGTTCCTTTAAAACctcagaaaaaaaatgatcatattttaatttttgataAAGGAGAGAAAATTGAAGGAACAGTTCaagatattaaaattaatgagGTTCATGCTAATACTGCCTCTGGACTGCTTACAtgtcatttaaaaaatacttttttatataaaaattatataccaTAA